A stretch of DNA from Gemmatimonadota bacterium:
GGAATGAGGGATGCGGATGGCACTCTACTGACGAATGCCGATTTCGATGCCTGCCACGGCCGTGCCACGACCATAGCCGTCGAGGGTCGAACGTACGAATACGCTTACCATCTCACACGGGAGTATCCGTATGTCCTCGGTTGCTTCCGCGGTCAGCTCCTCGAAAGCACCCTCGAGGACGTCCGGGACGGGCTCGCGCCGTTGCGGGATCGGGCTCCCGCGCGGACTACACCCCTTCCTTAGCCGGACGAGCGGGTTCGGGGCCGAGCCGTTCGTCCCCCCCCGGTCGCGTCAGATCGGGCACGATTTTACAGTTCCGTCGGCCACACGTTGCCGAACGCTCGTCCTAGTTGTCCCGCGTAGATCTCCGTTTCATAGGGCATCAGCACCATGCCATTGACCTGATGGTCATCGAAGAGCTCTCGAAGCGCCCTGATCATGGGGGAGTAGTTCGGGTGATTCGGCGGCGGTGTGTACGACGACGAACGGAGCCTTCCCTCTAGCCCTTCGTAGTCGAAGCGCTGTTCGCACGGGATCGTGCGTCGCGTGAAGCGGCCACCAAAAAATGGCGCCAGCATGGCGCGATCCATTCGGTCGTGGCGTACGGCGCCGTAGTCCGTTCCGAACCGCGTGAGGAGAGACTCGTACCCCTCATCGAACGGGCTTCCCGAAAGAAGCCGGGTGTTCCAGAAGAGCGCCACCCACTTCGGCGGGCGGAGAATGCGAAGAAATTCCATTCGGGCTTCGACCCGGTCGAACCAATGGAATGCCTGCCCGGCCACCGCCAGGTCCACGGATGCGTCGTCGAGCCCTGTCGCTTCGGCGCTTCCCGCGACGCTTCGAAACCCCTTGCGAGCTCCCAGCCATGCCACTGCGGCGCGCCGCATATCGGCATTCGGTTCAATCGCGAATACGGGATTCCCATTGTCGAGGAACGGCTCGGCGGAGAAACCCGTCCCCGATCCCACGTCGGCCACCGTCCAATGCGAGTCGAGACCGATCTCTTCTCGAAGTATCGGCACGAGTTTGCCTGGATACCGCGGCCGGAACCGGACGTAGTCCTCGACGCGACCCGAAAACCGCCGC
This window harbors:
- a CDS encoding class I SAM-dependent methyltransferase is translated as MALPPDSQRRFSGRVEDYVRFRPRYPGKLVPILREEIGLDSHWTVADVGSGTGFSAEPFLDNGNPVFAIEPNADMRRAAVAWLGARKGFRSVAGSAEATGLDDASVDLAVAGQAFHWFDRVEARMEFLRILRPPKWVALFWNTRLLSGSPFDEGYESLLTRFGTDYGAVRHDRMDRAMLAPFFGGRFTRRTIPCEQRFDYEGLEGRLRSSSYTPPPNHPNYSPMIRALRELFDDHQVNGMVLMPYETEIYAGQLGRAFGNVWPTEL